A portion of the Actomonas aquatica genome contains these proteins:
- a CDS encoding complex I subunit 1/NuoH family protein, whose product MSEFYFSLPLLLRLALQGVAVIAVLFPLAGACSMAERKVSAWIQGRPGPSRAIVPWLAWIPGIGFLQRLGVFHFTADGGKMFLKEDVIPGHVNKFYYYLAPLVAVVPALCTVVFVPFGAYWDAATAMMKPIILANTDIGILAVFAVSSLGVYSLILAGWASNSKYPFLGGVRASAQLISYELSMTLSILPVFLWVNVPGGEGTLSLFAVVEAQTQPGFFGGMWNIFLMPLSAFIFMVALFAETNRQPFDMPESEADLVGGFHTEYGELKWGLFFVAEYAHMFIGSGVFMILFCGGWNPLPWVSLADLLGWLGGFAPIFLNPVVSGLIAIGIFLAKLIFSIFVFMWVRWTLPRFRYDQVMKMGWQKLLPLSIGNLIFYAIAIAIIERS is encoded by the coding sequence ATGAGTGAGTTCTACTTCAGTCTTCCCCTCCTGCTCCGCCTCGCCCTCCAAGGCGTCGCGGTGATTGCAGTGCTGTTCCCGCTGGCGGGCGCCTGCTCCATGGCTGAGCGCAAGGTGTCGGCCTGGATTCAGGGCCGTCCCGGCCCCAGTCGCGCCATCGTGCCGTGGCTGGCCTGGATCCCGGGCATCGGGTTCCTGCAGCGCCTGGGCGTGTTCCACTTCACCGCCGACGGCGGCAAGATGTTCCTTAAGGAGGACGTCATTCCGGGGCACGTGAACAAGTTCTACTATTACCTCGCGCCCCTCGTGGCCGTCGTGCCGGCGCTGTGCACCGTGGTGTTTGTGCCTTTCGGCGCCTATTGGGATGCGGCGACCGCGATGATGAAGCCCATCATCCTCGCCAATACCGATATCGGCATCCTGGCCGTTTTCGCGGTGAGTTCCCTGGGCGTCTATTCGCTCATTCTCGCCGGTTGGGCCTCCAACTCGAAGTATCCCTTCCTCGGTGGCGTGCGTGCCTCCGCGCAGCTCATCTCCTACGAGCTGTCGATGACTCTCTCGATCCTGCCGGTCTTCCTGTGGGTCAACGTCCCCGGAGGTGAGGGCACCCTCAGCCTCTTTGCGGTGGTCGAGGCGCAGACGCAGCCGGGCTTCTTCGGTGGCATGTGGAACATCTTCCTCATGCCCCTGAGCGCCTTCATCTTCATGGTTGCGCTCTTTGCTGAGACCAATCGCCAGCCCTTCGATATGCCGGAATCCGAGGCCGACCTCGTGGGCGGTTTCCACACCGAATACGGTGAACTTAAGTGGGGCCTCTTTTTCGTGGCCGAATACGCTCACATGTTCATCGGTTCCGGCGTCTTCATGATTCTCTTCTGCGGTGGTTGGAATCCGCTGCCGTGGGTCTCGCTGGCCGACCTGCTCGGCTGGCTCGGCGGCTTCGCGCCGATCTTCCTCAACCCGGTCGTCAGCGGCCTCATCGCCATCGGCATCTTTCTGGCGAAGCTCATCTTCTCGATCTTCGTCTTCATGTGGGTGCGCTGGACCTTGCCGCGCTTCCGCTACGACCAAGTCATGAAGATGGGTTGGCAGAAACTCCTGCCCCTCTCCATCGGCAACCTCATCTTCTACGCGATCGCCATCGCGATCATCGAACGCAGCTAA
- a CDS encoding NuoI/complex I 23 kDa subunit family protein: protein MSFKTVERKPLTLAERTYIPQILGGMKTTFKHLVKPKETLEYPEARPAILPGYRGVPTLVMDPNGREKCVSCQLCEFVCPPKAIRIKPGEIAAESTNAHVEKAPEEFDIDMLRCIYCGLCQEVCPEEAIWLQNVFSVSGYSRDEMVNNKQRLYELGGTLPDQHFKWDKKKAAEEAGNDAH, encoded by the coding sequence ATGTCTTTCAAAACCGTCGAACGCAAGCCGCTCACCCTCGCTGAGCGCACCTACATCCCGCAGATTCTGGGCGGGATGAAGACCACGTTCAAACACCTCGTGAAGCCCAAGGAGACCCTCGAGTATCCCGAGGCGCGTCCCGCGATCCTGCCTGGCTACCGTGGTGTGCCCACGCTGGTGATGGATCCTAACGGCCGCGAGAAGTGCGTGTCCTGCCAGCTCTGCGAATTCGTTTGCCCGCCCAAAGCCATCCGCATCAAGCCGGGTGAGATCGCGGCCGAATCCACCAACGCCCATGTCGAGAAGGCTCCCGAGGAGTTCGATATCGATATGCTGCGCTGCATCTACTGCGGCCTCTGCCAGGAAGTCTGCCCCGAGGAGGCGATCTGGCTGCAGAACGTCTTTTCCGTTTCCGGCTACTCCCGCGACGAGATGGTCAATAACAAGCAGCGCCTCTACGAACTCGGCGGCACGCTGCCCGACCAACACTTCAAGTGGGACAAGAAAAAGGCGGCTGAGGAAGCCGGCAACGACGCCCACTAA
- a CDS encoding NADH-quinone oxidoreductase subunit J family protein — protein MADILFHIFAVLIVLSSIMVVLNHNAVNSALWFLLGLVGVSAMFVLLDAFLLAALMILVYAGAVVALFLFIIMLLDMQGGERPPFSKPTAVAAVIGSGLLVVCVMTFVRGAMALPKTSAEQVPAYGATLKNYADQLFTTYLLPVQVVGFLLLIAMLGVIVLSKKFEGLEDVK, from the coding sequence ATGGCAGACATCCTGTTCCACATCTTCGCAGTCCTGATCGTGCTCAGCTCGATCATGGTGGTGTTGAACCACAACGCGGTGAACTCCGCTTTATGGTTCCTACTCGGCCTCGTGGGCGTATCCGCGATGTTCGTGCTGCTCGACGCGTTCCTCTTGGCGGCGCTCATGATCCTCGTCTATGCCGGCGCGGTCGTGGCGCTGTTCCTCTTCATCATCATGCTGCTCGACATGCAGGGTGGTGAACGCCCGCCGTTCTCCAAGCCCACCGCGGTCGCCGCCGTCATCGGCTCCGGTCTGTTGGTGGTCTGCGTGATGACCTTCGTGCGCGGTGCGATGGCCCTGCCCAAGACCAGCGCCGAGCAGGTCCCGGCTTACGGTGCCACCCTCAAGAACTACGCCGACCAACTCTTCACCACCTACCTCCTGCCCGTGCAGGTCGTCGGTTTCCTGCTCCTCATCGCCATGCTGGGTGTGATCGTGCTCTCCAAGAAATTTGAAGGACTGGAGGACGTGAAATGA
- the nuoK gene encoding NADH-quinone oxidoreductase subunit NuoK, whose amino-acid sequence MTIGLTEYLVLSAIVFAIGFVGVLIRKNTLVIYMCLELMLVASTIALVAFSRFNGTMDGNVFVFFILTVAAAEVAVGLAIIVALFRRRQTVQVEKLNALKN is encoded by the coding sequence ATGACCATCGGACTCACCGAATATCTCGTCCTCTCCGCCATTGTTTTCGCCATCGGGTTTGTGGGTGTGCTCATCCGCAAGAACACCCTGGTGATCTACATGTGCCTCGAGCTCATGCTCGTCGCCTCCACCATCGCGCTCGTCGCCTTCTCGCGCTTCAACGGCACGATGGACGGCAACGTCTTCGTCTTCTTCATCCTTACCGTCGCCGCTGCCGAAGTGGCGGTCGGTCTCGCCATCATTGTCGCGCTCTTCCGCCGTCGTCAGACCGTGCAGGTTGAGAAGCTCAACGCGCTCAAGAACTGA
- the nuoL gene encoding NADH-quinone oxidoreductase subunit L: MESSQLALISLLTPLVSATVIALFLRRAGALASYLSTAAAAVTMVTALMLAYGGHRFDDSHEWFALGDFTLSLGIKFDDLAALMLSIVGVVGFCVHLFSLGYMNDDDSKARFFGGLSIFMFSMIGIVFADNLFMMFIFWELVGFSSYLLINHYCLKQSAADASKKAFIVNRVGDFGFLLGILMCYWHFDTVTLSELPDAIAGGKPLIAAIPLLLFCGAVGKSAQMPLHVWLPDAMEGPTPVSALIHAATMVAAGIYMLCRIEVLMVAQALQVIMWVGTVTALYAALCAIVQSDIKKVLAYSTLSQLGYMVAAFGLGSLATEHDGHEVLISAGVGAAMFHLTTHAFFKALMFLGSGSVIHGCHHEQNIFKMGGLLKKMPITGITFTIGVLAISGLPFISGFFSKDAILHLAQVKSTPVFAILVFTAVLTTFYMVRMWRITFLGTTRSEAASHAHESGLTMTVPLIVLAVLSLFGGYTHGGLGFIYGHSFDGVWSQIPHAEGASVYIMSLAIIAIGAGLAFALYKPSETDGLAAKAPGLFTGLTMVKEAPDTAYNYYVGKIQDRFAMLLNFLEQIFLAGLIIRGLAGVVGLFGLGARALHTGNLHAYIYWFLLGAVALWGFAGGLF; encoded by the coding sequence ATGGAGTCCAGCCAACTCGCTCTCATTTCCCTGCTGACGCCGCTCGTTTCGGCGACGGTCATCGCGCTGTTTTTGCGGCGCGCCGGGGCGCTCGCGTCCTACCTCTCGACGGCCGCGGCCGCCGTGACGATGGTCACCGCGCTCATGCTCGCTTACGGCGGTCATCGCTTCGATGACTCCCATGAGTGGTTCGCCCTCGGGGATTTCACCCTCTCGCTCGGCATCAAGTTCGATGACCTCGCCGCTCTCATGCTCAGCATCGTGGGTGTCGTCGGCTTCTGCGTGCACCTCTTCTCGCTCGGTTACATGAACGACGACGACTCCAAGGCCCGCTTTTTCGGCGGTCTGTCGATCTTCATGTTCTCCATGATCGGGATCGTCTTCGCAGACAATCTCTTCATGATGTTCATCTTCTGGGAGTTGGTCGGTTTCAGCTCCTACCTGCTGATCAACCACTACTGCCTCAAGCAGTCCGCGGCCGATGCCTCGAAGAAGGCCTTCATCGTCAACCGCGTGGGTGACTTCGGTTTCCTCCTCGGCATCCTCATGTGCTACTGGCACTTCGACACGGTGACCCTCAGCGAGCTGCCCGACGCCATCGCCGGGGGCAAGCCGCTCATCGCTGCGATTCCGCTGCTGCTTTTCTGCGGTGCGGTCGGCAAGTCGGCCCAGATGCCGCTGCACGTGTGGCTGCCGGACGCCATGGAAGGTCCGACCCCGGTGTCGGCCCTCATCCATGCCGCCACCATGGTTGCTGCCGGTATCTACATGCTGTGCCGCATCGAGGTGCTGATGGTCGCGCAAGCCCTGCAGGTCATCATGTGGGTCGGCACGGTCACCGCCCTTTACGCCGCCCTCTGCGCCATCGTGCAGAGCGACATCAAGAAGGTGCTGGCCTACTCCACGCTGTCCCAGCTCGGCTACATGGTCGCCGCCTTCGGCCTGGGTTCGCTCGCCACTGAGCATGACGGCCACGAGGTGCTCATCTCCGCCGGTGTCGGCGCCGCGATGTTCCACCTCACCACCCACGCCTTCTTCAAGGCGCTCATGTTCCTCGGTTCCGGTTCCGTCATCCACGGCTGCCACCACGAGCAGAACATCTTCAAGATGGGTGGCCTGCTGAAGAAGATGCCGATCACGGGCATCACCTTCACCATCGGCGTGCTGGCCATCTCCGGTTTGCCCTTCATCTCCGGTTTCTTCTCCAAAGACGCCATCCTGCATCTCGCGCAGGTTAAGAGCACGCCGGTCTTCGCCATCCTCGTCTTCACCGCGGTGCTCACCACCTTCTACATGGTGCGCATGTGGCGTATCACCTTCCTGGGCACGACGCGCAGCGAGGCCGCGTCCCACGCGCATGAAAGTGGGCTCACCATGACGGTGCCGCTCATCGTGCTGGCAGTCCTGTCCCTCTTCGGCGGTTACACCCACGGCGGCCTCGGTTTCATCTACGGTCACAGCTTCGACGGCGTCTGGTCGCAGATCCCGCACGCCGAGGGCGCGAGCGTTTACATCATGTCGCTCGCCATCATCGCCATCGGTGCAGGCCTGGCCTTCGCGCTCTACAAGCCGAGTGAGACCGACGGTCTCGCCGCCAAGGCCCCCGGTCTCTTCACCGGCCTCACCATGGTCAAGGAAGCGCCCGACACCGCCTACAACTATTACGTCGGCAAGATCCAGGATCGCTTCGCGATGCTGCTGAACTTCCTCGAACAAATCTTCCTCGCCGGTCTCATCATCCGCGGACTGGCCGGAGTGGTGGGTCTATTCGGTCTCGGCGCCCGTGCGCTGCACACCGGTAACCTGCACGCCTACATTTATTGGTTCCTGCTCGGAGCGGTCGCGCTCTGGGGCTTCGCGGGAGGGCTTTTCTGA
- a CDS encoding complex I subunit 4 family protein — translation MQSFDILLFAIMSPLALALAMALGLPEGLGKKLAYVAFALPALAGLCAWYRFAGAPTEGGYAFLTSYNTGLSNMGIQLTLGLNGISLPLFVMAGLVGLAAGLYALQSAAERLNTYIMLLLIMQGGLMGVFASVDVFFFYFFHELALIPTFIMVGIWGGRDRNYAAMKMTIYLTVGAMLSLIGLIAIYYQSGAKTFDMIALRAAIAEHGLSTVAQQNIFGLLMFGFGVLVSLWPLHTWAPLGYGAAPSSVAMLHAGVLKKFGLYGLIQVALPLLPQGASHWATILAVLAVVGNVVVVGIITIAQKDLKQLVGYSSVMHMGYAFLGIACISTIGIGGVVFMMVAHGFSAALLFLLSTSIYHRTQTFDLDEMGGLVKHAPVLSAFFVAATLASIGLPGFANFWGELTIFVAAWKSFPTLTVLSVTGIIISAIYGLRAAAKVFFGPQTEAFDKVLAEKPATDLNWAEKLPALLLLAGLLVFGFWPKAFTAPINDSVTEIYAAAAAVTPTDADVARN, via the coding sequence ATGCAAAGTTTCGATATCCTGTTGTTCGCGATTATGTCGCCGCTGGCCCTCGCGCTGGCGATGGCGCTCGGTCTGCCTGAAGGACTGGGCAAGAAACTCGCCTACGTGGCCTTTGCGCTGCCGGCCCTCGCCGGTCTCTGCGCCTGGTATCGTTTTGCCGGTGCGCCCACCGAGGGCGGTTATGCCTTCCTCACCAGCTACAACACTGGCCTGTCCAACATGGGCATTCAGCTCACGCTGGGCCTCAACGGCATCTCCCTGCCGCTCTTCGTGATGGCTGGCTTGGTCGGTCTCGCGGCCGGTCTCTACGCGCTGCAGTCCGCCGCCGAGCGGCTCAACACCTACATCATGCTGCTCCTTATCATGCAGGGCGGTCTGATGGGCGTGTTCGCCAGCGTGGACGTGTTCTTCTTCTACTTCTTCCACGAACTCGCCCTCATCCCGACCTTCATCATGGTCGGCATCTGGGGTGGTCGGGACCGCAACTACGCGGCCATGAAGATGACGATTTACCTGACCGTCGGCGCCATGCTTTCGCTGATCGGTCTCATCGCCATCTACTACCAGAGCGGCGCGAAGACCTTCGACATGATCGCGCTGCGCGCGGCCATCGCCGAGCATGGTCTCTCCACCGTCGCCCAGCAGAACATCTTCGGTCTGCTCATGTTCGGCTTCGGCGTGCTGGTCTCGCTCTGGCCGCTGCACACCTGGGCTCCGCTCGGCTACGGCGCGGCGCCGAGCTCGGTCGCCATGCTGCACGCTGGCGTGCTCAAGAAGTTTGGTCTCTACGGCCTCATCCAAGTGGCGCTGCCTTTGCTCCCGCAGGGCGCCAGCCACTGGGCCACGATCCTCGCCGTGCTCGCGGTGGTCGGTAACGTCGTCGTCGTTGGTATCATCACGATCGCGCAGAAGGACCTCAAACAGCTCGTCGGTTACAGTTCGGTCATGCACATGGGTTATGCCTTCCTCGGCATCGCCTGCATCTCGACCATCGGTATCGGTGGTGTGGTCTTCATGATGGTGGCGCACGGTTTCTCCGCCGCGCTGCTCTTCCTGCTCTCGACCAGCATCTACCACCGCACCCAGACCTTCGACCTCGATGAAATGGGTGGTCTGGTGAAACACGCGCCGGTGCTCTCCGCCTTCTTCGTCGCCGCCACGCTGGCCAGCATCGGCCTGCCGGGCTTTGCCAACTTCTGGGGCGAGCTCACGATCTTCGTGGCTGCCTGGAAGAGCTTCCCGACGCTAACGGTGCTCTCCGTCACTGGCATCATCATCTCTGCCATCTACGGCCTGCGCGCTGCCGCCAAGGTCTTCTTTGGTCCGCAGACCGAAGCCTTCGACAAGGTGCTGGCGGAAAAGCCGGCCACCGACCTCAACTGGGCCGAAAAGCTGCCGGCGTTGCTCCTCCTCGCCGGACTGCTGGTCTTCGGTTTCTGGCCCAAGGCCTTCACCGCCCCGATCAACGACTCCGTCACCGAGATCTACGCCGCCGCCGCGGCGGTCACGCCCACCGACGCCGATGTCGCCCGCAACTGA
- a CDS encoding NADH-quinone oxidoreductase subunit N produces the protein MNYTELQQAAASNQWLAIAPELMVACLALLLLIFEIVLPKQKHDIIPTLSIVGLLAIIGGLIINYNTVFLGRETFNGLLKHTGTGQFMRMFFLLAATGVSVLGTVALKRQKMPKVEFFAITLVVTAAMMLLAQSNHFVMLFVALETITVGFYVLVSYTRTNPLSLEAGLKYLVMGALSSAILLFGIVLLYGVAGNPGLPQNTADAMGFESLRAFLLANPDNVLASIGIVLVISGVAFKIGAVPFQIWIPDVYQGAPTPVTAFLAIASKAAGFAILLTLVSVFSPYAALVTKVLTVMAIVTILFGNIAALTQHNVKRLIGLSGVSHAGYLLIGVVAAMHVPFAVGAICFYLFAYLLASLAVFGVMTHVSGDDDADQDLDHYADLAKEYPFLGAVLGVGLGSLAGIPPLAGFMGKLMVFLAAFEAGLYPLLAVAIVGVVLSIYYYFGWIKAAFFPQWRPPVFEGDDPIPEPPRQPVGTTARILLATAALASVFLGFYQGPIGAWLGLG, from the coding sequence ATGAATTACACCGAACTTCAACAAGCCGCCGCTTCCAACCAATGGCTCGCCATCGCGCCCGAGCTGATGGTCGCCTGCCTCGCGCTGCTGCTCCTCATCTTTGAGATCGTGCTGCCTAAGCAGAAGCACGACATCATCCCGACCCTGTCCATCGTCGGCCTGCTCGCCATCATCGGCGGCCTGATCATCAACTACAACACGGTCTTCCTTGGTCGCGAGACCTTCAACGGTCTGCTCAAGCACACCGGCACGGGACAGTTCATGCGGATGTTCTTCCTGCTCGCGGCCACCGGCGTGAGCGTGCTCGGCACCGTGGCCCTCAAGCGCCAGAAGATGCCCAAGGTCGAGTTCTTCGCCATCACCCTCGTGGTGACCGCGGCGATGATGCTCCTGGCGCAGTCCAACCACTTCGTGATGCTCTTCGTGGCGCTCGAAACCATCACGGTCGGTTTCTACGTGCTGGTGAGCTACACCCGCACCAACCCGCTCTCTCTCGAAGCTGGTTTGAAGTATCTCGTGATGGGCGCCCTCAGCTCGGCCATCCTGCTCTTCGGTATCGTGCTCCTTTACGGTGTGGCCGGTAACCCGGGCCTGCCGCAAAACACGGCGGACGCCATGGGCTTCGAAAGCCTGCGCGCCTTCCTGTTGGCCAACCCCGACAACGTGCTGGCCTCCATCGGCATCGTGCTCGTGATCTCCGGTGTCGCCTTCAAGATCGGCGCGGTGCCGTTCCAGATCTGGATCCCCGATGTGTATCAAGGCGCCCCGACTCCCGTCACCGCCTTCCTCGCCATCGCCTCCAAGGCCGCCGGCTTCGCCATCCTGCTCACCCTCGTGAGCGTGTTCAGCCCCTACGCGGCGCTGGTCACCAAGGTGCTCACTGTCATGGCGATTGTGACCATCCTCTTCGGCAACATTGCCGCGCTCACCCAGCACAACGTGAAGCGCCTCATCGGTCTCTCCGGTGTCTCGCACGCCGGTTACCTGCTCATCGGCGTGGTCGCCGCCATGCACGTGCCCTTCGCCGTCGGTGCGATCTGCTTCTACCTCTTTGCCTACCTGCTGGCCTCGCTGGCCGTCTTCGGCGTGATGACTCACGTCTCGGGCGACGACGACGCCGATCAGGACCTCGATCACTACGCCGACCTCGCCAAGGAATATCCCTTCCTCGGCGCCGTGCTCGGCGTGGGACTCGGTTCGCTCGCTGGCATCCCGCCGCTGGCCGGCTTCATGGGTAAGCTGATGGTCTTCCTCGCCGCGTTTGAAGCCGGACTCTATCCGCTGCTCGCCGTCGCCATCGTCGGTGTGGTGCTCTCGATCTACTACTACTTCGGTTGGATCAAGGCCGCCTTCTTCCCGCAATGGCGTCCGCCGGTGTTTGAAGGGGATGACCCGATTCCCGAGCCCCCGCGCCAGCCGGTCGGCACGACCGCGCGTATCCTGCTCGCCACCGCCGCCCTCGCTTCGGTCTTCCTCGGTTTCTACCAAGGTCCGATCGGTGCCTGGCTCGGCCTCGGCTGA
- a CDS encoding endo-1,4-beta-xylanase, with protein MLLSTLVAQDIPSGGQAMIAQATINDSGFYSNSTSEGVVASREFVAVTGQDFTTAARVQTLNPNGQFWSSVMDFTSNRAVSDGDVVLLHFWMRAIATTDETGTVTMQAFVEGPGPDYTKSASLQINAISAWQHFFIPFAVDGNYAAGALGFKFGFGNTGRPQTLELGGVEALWYGNSLTTDDLPRTSFQYVGRDANASWRLDAANRINEYRKNRYVVRARDGSGFPIGGEKLRVRLVRHAFQFGTAMVASRIMDANGAANATYREKILELFNSGTLENDTKWPPWDGEWGGGFNQTQTLNALQWTQDNDLVMRGHVLVWPSIRNLPNHLTARVQAADATVPATVMAHFEEIMNATRGYFVDWDVMNEPYDNYDLMQTYGYDLMGEWFKKAAELDAGLGRFVNDYGILSGGGLNTTKQDAYAATIQRIKNDGGPITGIGFQGHFSASPTGIPKVWEILDRYATEFPDLDLRITEFDIGGEDADLQADYLRDFYTVAFSHPNMLGIQAWGFWADAHWRAESAMFSSDWTERPIGTAYRELVHGAWKTNDLRTTAIDGRFAGRGFLGDYVVEDEAGNVLQTFTLTAGQEATVDVVIASDTAPAQLSFVLHPTGTTVPSGSTVRFTAEATGPEPHTIAWFKEGGAQVGTGNDLVLSNVSGSDEGRYYAVATAGGTTVESRRARIGVRGPNAPRSELLANISTRARVQTGLGFMVAGFVVEGSTSKEVVIRAVGPQLGAFGVPGVLADPQIRLFQGVTEIASNDNWSPDLADDFATLGAFALTADTASAALRTTLNSGAYTVEVSGVNDTTGVAIVEVYDAATGDPVQMTNISTRGQIGTGADIMVAGFVIEGSVPQRVLVRGIGPALARFGVTGTVSDPVLRLFESLPDGSARHLRTNYDWSAAANAAELKETTARVGAFSLIPGDGDAALLIDLEPGTYTVELAGANDETGIGLIEVYRVP; from the coding sequence TTGTTGCTGTCCACGCTCGTCGCGCAGGACATTCCATCCGGCGGCCAAGCGATGATCGCGCAGGCGACCATCAACGACTCCGGTTTCTACTCCAACTCGACCAGCGAAGGTGTGGTCGCCAGCCGCGAGTTCGTAGCCGTCACCGGTCAGGACTTCACGACGGCCGCCCGCGTGCAGACGCTCAATCCCAACGGCCAGTTCTGGTCGAGCGTGATGGATTTCACCAGCAACCGCGCCGTATCCGATGGCGACGTGGTGCTGCTGCACTTTTGGATGCGGGCCATCGCCACGACCGACGAGACCGGCACCGTGACCATGCAGGCCTTCGTCGAAGGCCCGGGGCCGGATTACACCAAGTCTGCTTCGCTGCAGATCAACGCCATCTCCGCGTGGCAGCACTTCTTCATCCCGTTCGCGGTCGACGGCAATTACGCGGCCGGCGCGCTCGGCTTCAAGTTTGGCTTCGGCAACACCGGCCGCCCCCAGACGCTCGAACTCGGTGGCGTTGAAGCCCTCTGGTATGGCAACTCCCTCACGACCGACGACCTGCCGCGCACGAGTTTCCAATACGTCGGCCGTGACGCCAACGCCTCCTGGCGACTCGATGCGGCCAACCGCATCAATGAGTATCGAAAGAACCGATACGTGGTGCGCGCGCGGGACGGTTCCGGTTTCCCGATCGGCGGCGAAAAGCTGCGGGTGCGTCTCGTCCGCCACGCCTTTCAATTTGGCACGGCCATGGTTGCCTCCCGCATCATGGATGCGAATGGCGCAGCCAACGCCACCTATCGCGAAAAGATCCTCGAACTCTTCAACAGCGGCACGTTGGAGAACGACACCAAGTGGCCGCCGTGGGACGGCGAATGGGGCGGCGGTTTCAACCAAACCCAGACGCTCAACGCCCTGCAGTGGACGCAGGACAACGACCTGGTCATGCGCGGCCACGTGCTCGTCTGGCCGTCCATTCGTAACCTGCCCAACCACCTCACCGCCCGCGTGCAGGCGGCCGACGCCACCGTGCCCGCCACGGTCATGGCGCACTTTGAGGAGATCATGAACGCGACCCGGGGCTACTTTGTGGACTGGGACGTGATGAACGAGCCCTACGACAACTACGACCTCATGCAGACCTACGGTTACGATCTCATGGGCGAGTGGTTTAAAAAAGCCGCCGAACTCGATGCCGGCCTCGGTCGCTTCGTGAACGACTACGGCATCCTTTCCGGTGGCGGTCTCAACACCACCAAGCAGGACGCCTACGCCGCCACCATTCAGCGCATCAAAAACGATGGAGGCCCCATCACCGGCATCGGTTTCCAAGGTCACTTCTCCGCCAGCCCCACCGGCATTCCGAAGGTGTGGGAGATTCTCGATCGCTACGCGACGGAGTTCCCGGATCTCGATCTGCGCATCACCGAATTTGACATCGGCGGCGAGGACGCCGATCTGCAGGCTGACTACCTGCGCGACTTCTACACGGTCGCATTCAGTCATCCCAACATGCTCGGTATTCAGGCCTGGGGCTTCTGGGCAGACGCCCACTGGCGCGCCGAGTCGGCCATGTTTTCCAGCGATTGGACCGAGCGGCCCATCGGCACGGCCTATCGCGAGTTGGTGCATGGTGCCTGGAAAACCAACGACCTGCGCACCACCGCCATCGACGGTCGTTTCGCCGGACGCGGTTTCCTGGGCGACTACGTGGTCGAAGATGAAGCGGGCAACGTCCTGCAAACCTTCACGCTCACCGCCGGGCAGGAGGCCACCGTGGACGTGGTCATAGCCAGCGACACGGCGCCCGCGCAGTTGAGTTTTGTGCTCCATCCCACCGGCACGACGGTGCCTTCAGGCTCAACCGTTCGCTTCACGGCCGAAGCCACTGGGCCGGAGCCGCATACGATCGCGTGGTTCAAGGAGGGCGGCGCCCAGGTCGGCACGGGCAATGACCTAGTGCTCAGCAACGTCTCCGGCTCCGACGAAGGGCGCTACTACGCGGTCGCGACCGCCGGTGGCACCACCGTCGAATCGCGCCGCGCGCGCATCGGCGTGCGTGGCCCCAATGCGCCGCGCAGCGAACTGCTGGCCAACATCTCCACGCGCGCGCGGGTGCAGACCGGGCTCGGATTTATGGTCGCCGGCTTCGTGGTCGAGGGCAGCACGAGCAAGGAGGTGGTCATCCGCGCCGTCGGTCCGCAGCTCGGGGCGTTTGGCGTGCCGGGCGTGTTGGCCGATCCGCAGATTCGTCTCTTCCAAGGCGTGACGGAGATCGCCAGCAACGACAACTGGTCGCCCGATTTGGCGGACGATTTTGCCACCCTCGGCGCGTTTGCGCTCACCGCCGACACGGCATCAGCCGCGCTGCGCACCACGCTCAACAGCGGTGCCTACACGGTCGAGGTGTCGGGCGTGAACGACACGACCGGCGTGGCGATCGTGGAGGTCTACGACGCGGCCACCGGCGATCCGGTGCAGATGACCAACATCTCCACCCGCGGTCAGATCGGCACGGGGGCGGACATCATGGTGGCCGGTTTTGTGATTGAGGGTTCGGTCCCGCAACGCGTGTTGGTGCGGGGAATCGGTCCGGCGTTGGCACGTTTTGGCGTGACCGGCACCGTGAGTGATCCGGTGCTGCGTCTCTTCGAAAGCCTGCCTGATGGCTCGGCGCGCCATCTGCGCACCAACTACGATTGGTCGGCCGCCGCCAACGCCGCGGAGCTCAAGGAGACCACGGCAAGGGTCGGCGCGTTTTCGCTCATACCGGGCGACGGCGACGCCGCGCTGCTCATCGATCTTGAGCCCGGCACTTACACGGTTGAACTCGCCGGCGCCAACGATGAGACCGGCATTGGTCTCATCGAGGTGTATCGAGTGCCCTGA